One Elaeis guineensis isolate ETL-2024a chromosome 10, EG11, whole genome shotgun sequence genomic window carries:
- the LOC140851960 gene encoding uncharacterized protein, producing the protein MSNGRGESNHPVNSDQGVQAFWMPAYRQCSPGNQPRHPANAYSSDDEIRGFAVNPGYLRPHREAEDYCLKVDIPAFSGHVSIEEFLDWLYEVENFFKMMDVPDEKRVKLVAYRLKGGVAAWWDNTQTKRQRQGKLSIIFISGISRLYVGYKDGVGIYGGISSTLAHCDLLETEEQQAGRYLSGLKYSIQEKIGLQTVWSVDEAHNLALKVERLLLR; encoded by the exons ATGTCTAACGGCAGAGGCGAGAGCAACCATCCTGTTAACAGTGATCAAGGGGTGCAGGCCTTTTGGATG CCAGCCTACCGTCAATGCAGTCCTGGTAATCAACCTAGGCATCCTGCCAATGCTTATTCTTCAGATGACGAAATTAGGGGTTTTGCTGTTAACCCAGGCTATCTTAGACCTCACAGAGAGGCTGAAGATTATTGCCTCAAGGTTGATATCCCTGCTTTTAGTGGGCATGTCAGCATTGAGGAATTCCTTGATTGGTTATATGAGGtcgaaaatttttttaagatgatgGATGTGCCGGATGAGAAAAGAGTTAAGTTGGTTGCTTATCGGCTTAAGGGAGGAGTTGCCGCTTGGTGGGACAACACGCAGACCAAACGCCAAAGGCAAGGCAAG TTATCAATAATATTTATTTCAGGAATATCAAGGCTGTACGTAGGGTACAAAGATGGTGTCGGGATATACGGAGGAATTTCTTCGACTTTAGCTCACTGTGATTTGCTAGAGACAGAGGAGCAGCAAGCTGGAAGGTACCTTAGTGGTCTTAAATATTCAATTCAAGAGAAGATTGGCCTTCAAACAGTTTGGTCAGTCGATGAAGCTCACAATTTGGCACTCAAAGTGGAAAGGCTTTTGTTACGTTAG